A region of the Chelmon rostratus isolate fCheRos1 chromosome 1, fCheRos1.pri, whole genome shotgun sequence genome:
CATGTAAACGTACTTGTGTGTCTAATCCTAACCGAACTGCGATATTAACCACATTAACAACAAAATGAGATCAATGAAGATAGGAAACACATCGCCAAGTGAGAAAAATACATCCTGAATAGACTCCCAAATGATGTGCAAATTGGACATTATGGTCTCCGCAGTCTACCCGACATGTGATGACTTTACgttaaaaacaggctttttccATCCACCCTCTGCATGTCTGCTACCACCAGCTAATAACCAGCCGCTCGCAGTCAGCTGTGGGTCTTTGTCGCGATGCCAAAAACTGAATTTATAACATGACCGAACAATTTCAAAAGgtcaaaacaacaaagctgGCTTGTTCAGCAGTATCAGTTCTTTCTGCTGCGCCGCAGCTGTGTTTAAGGTTTGGTTAGATCTACGTTACTGCAACTGCAGGGATACGTTGACCAAACAGCCTCACTACCGCGTCCATTTaatagctgttctggagcttttgagcACTCGATGTTCCTCAGCAGCTGGATTGTGCGAGGCTGTCACAGAATCGTAGATGTTCAAACTTAAAACCACTCGTACGCCATGATGATGGCGCCTGATGAAAAGTTACAGGATCATCAAAGTTACTACAATTCACCTTGAGGGGAACGTCTGAACTAAAGCTCAGGCCAATCCAAATAACATTCGTCGAGATATTTCACTACCaatcaacctcatggtggcgctagaggaaaagtcaggggatgaCTGACATTTGGATTCATCCAATGGGGATCTTCGATGTCACAAAACTTCacgacaatccatccaatagcagTTGAGATCTTTCAGGCCGTCCTGAAACAGTAGGAGCAATAAATGACAGTAAAGCAGTGGGGGGACTTTCTTTAAGCACTCAGGTCCCTTTAAGAAGCAGAAGGAAAACGGTTCCCTTGCAGCAGATGATATCATGCAGCATGTGACAGAACTATTTCTTGTCACCGAGACGTCAGCAGCGCCctaaaaacacctttttctCCAGGACCGAGAGGAAGCAGAGGTGAAAATTGGTTTGAGgtgtgagaaaaaaagtgaagcAGGTGTTGAATTTGATCAAAACTGTAATGAGCTTCAAATCTACAAACAACACAGGGCTCATCGAGCTCGCGGCAAAGACTGACTCACGTTTTCTCACCTGGAAAAACTACATGAATTCAGCTCACACTCATTCGCTTGGTGTAAGAAAAAGACATCTCAGGAAAGGTGGACTTCATCCGACGACGTTTATGATCATATGTTTTTGTCTTACTGACAAACTGCAACATAACTGGTGTTGAGGAAGCACCTGTGGGCGTGTCAGAGTCACAGGTGATCAGACACCTGCATGAGGTGTTCACATGCCGCCGCAAAGTCCCTCTGAAATTCTTAGTAATTCAAATTGACATTAGTTTCAGACATAAGTTTActtggactttttttcttttcatggctCTCTCTACTTCTGTTCCACTtgtactccattacatttatctgaccGCTtcagttactttacaaattaagatttttggGCACAAAACATAAGACGAGCTTCTAAAATATGATGatttgttataaattaaacaaCCAAACAGTTTATACAAACACAGCtcaaacaattagttgattaataaATTGGTcagttgacagaaaattaattgtcAAATACTTTGATGATCATTTAAGGcattttacatgtaaaaacatttgatggtttcagcttctcatgtttgatttgctgtttAAAAACAATATCATAACAATGAATGCTTTATACATGCAGATATGATTTGTTTTAtcaagatagatagatagatagatagatcagTCTCTGAGTTTGTAGTATTACTGTAGTTTaatgtgaaagtgaaatatCTGATTAGTCATTTAGTTTTAATGAGACATTATAAAACATATCAGAGATGAACACTGATCTGTGCAGCTTTGCTTCTCTACAACATCCTTCACTCTGTTTTAGCTTGAAGTAACAACCAGTCGAACAGTAATCTCTGTCTCACTGCAGGTTGTCCTctggctccctctgctggttaaaaaatgcattcactTTTGATGTGACGGTTCCACTTGGTGAGTCTGGTCTTATTGGCACCAAATACCATGAAAAGACCATACTGAATGTATTCTCTCAGTTAGTGGTATTAACTACTACTAAGtattcttcctctgtgcaaCAGAACTcgaaaaactacaaaaactatataaaacacatcagtgagtcacactgttgctctggctgacatgttccttcgtcaccatgaacacacactgtagtttattctgactcacacatacacacacaccgtcctgctgccacaaacactcactgcagcaccaaatgtggattaatgatgaaaacagataaaatgaatAGATGAAAACAGTCCCCAACAGGAGATTTATTTACTCCTTGTTTGATAAAAtaactacagtgagcagctgttttaggaagttactttttgtttaaatataaatatatatttgtttgtacAATGTTTCCCAACAGTTTTGATGCAGCATCGCTGACATTCAGTATGAAACTGGACTTGTTTTACAAATAAAGCTGGAAGTGATGAAAACAGGATGACAGGAGAGTCTGTTctgaaaagctaaaaaagacaaaatctcATTCTTAATTTCATATATATAGtgatatatatgtgtgtgtgtgtgtgtgtaaaattataccttaaatgtttctttttttaacacttttaattcattttcatacaaTCAAAGCCCATCTTTAAGGTTGTTGTTGAGGTTaataatctaatctaatctaattagGTCAAAATGGTCCATCAGCTGTACGGGTAATTTCTTGTACATAtcactaaacacacagaaaattcTGCAACCTGTTTGGattttttcatcactttatcACTGTGTCACTTACCTGCATTTTAGTGATATTTGAGAACATTTCAGTTATATGGCATTTCCAGTGTAGCAGTTCCTTATTTGCCAGTCTGTGAGCTTCCATTGATAAAACCAACAATCCCAGCATTAGCTCATGAACCTCAGCAAAACTGAGTGCAGAAGTCAGCTGGATTTATTCTTGCGGTGTTTTCATTACTAAGTGCAGTGAAAAGGTCAAACCTCCAGCTCGATGTAGTGAAATGGTCactcttctgtctttgttgcAGCCTGCAGATAAAAGTAAGCACAATAACATAAGTGAACTTATCTCCTGCTCCTGTCTGCTGAACTAACTTTGCAAGAAATCACTGATATATTACTGCACTTGTCAAGAATTTATCCCCAAAACCCCTCTGTGCTTTGCATTTAGTCACACTTTCAGTTTTTACTCGCTGCAGTCATGACACAACACTTTGGTGCAAGGACAAAATCATCAAATGTTGATTAAAGGAGGCTCTGCACACTTAATTCCACGACAGTATTTCattaaaagtcaaatattttGTTGTCAAACCTGCACTAATTGCTACTTCTATTACTTCTTCTTCCAACAGCACACAAAGTTGGCAACTAGCAGGTGAAGAAAGTGGACCATCTAGCAGCTACAGAGCCATGTATTTTAGGGGTTTAAGACAatcatcagttaaaaaaaaaaaaaaaaaaaaaggttaactACCCAAAAGGCTCATGGGAACTCTGATGTAGAAAAGTTAGAAAGTACACGTGAGGTTGTaaccaaaaaaacaagacacacactcactttctcAGCACCGGCCGCCATCAGAGTGTCCAGCTCCTGAGTCCAGCCGAGGGCATCCACCAGGGCTTGCACGCCGCTGACCACGTCACCCAGCTGCACGACGTCCTGAGGCCGGCGCCGCCAGGCGAACGGCCCCACCAGGTCCCTGTTGATGAGCAGACGGGGCACAGAGCTGCGCACCGCTCCTGCCAGACTGGCGAAGGGCTCCACCTGCAGGGCAAACAGCCAACAACATCAGGTTTCCAAAGCATGTTGAAGTTCCTTGTCGTTGTAAGGTGCGATACACGTAAGCTTCCCTCTTTATAAGATTTTCCTTCTGGTACTTTGCTATTATAAGAGAGTTTACAGGGGAGAAGCAGAAAGGAAACGGACaagaaagaggagatgagacGTGCAACATGGTGAAGGTCTTATTCCATGTGTCGTTGCCCCCAACAACAGCTATTTAAATCAGTGGTGTAGTTTTACACAACAACTTCAGTGATTTTAGGTACGACTATTTTATGACCGATTCTCATTCAGCTGCTTGAAACATTAACACTGCAGCTACAGATTCACATCATCAAGTACATCATGTTGTTTCAGCTGGAGAAAACATCCGAGACATGATGTTGTCTCACCTCCAGCGAGGTGCCCATGACGATCAGGAGGTCTGCCAGCGGGAAGTCTGTCAGGTACTTCAGGAAGTGACGGGGAAGCTCCTCCCCAAAAAACACGATGTCAGGCTTGACCACACCCTTACAGGTGGGACACTTCGGGACCGTCCCTCTCATCACATCTGGCTGATGACACATGGAAACAGAATGTAGATTTACTATctactgaatatttttaagattattcttaaaatataaaaataaattgcCAATTGAAATTACCAGAGGGAAAAGTGTTGGCTGCTGTACTCAGTGGTACAGCGAGTCAGATATCTCAGTCATGAGAATGGGACAGATGGACAACCAGAaaacataacaacaataacTGCAATATAAATGCATGTAACTATTTTTCAAAATTCAGTCAGAACTGTGTGTGGAGGTGTCATCAAAAACGTCTTAAAATGACCAGAACCAGCTGCTCCCATGAAGATTCAGTGGAGGGGTTTCAGTGCAGTCGAACACAACAACAGTAGCTAGCTTATCTGATGTGAGACCTGTTTCAGAAAGTACAAATATTTCTAAAAAGACATTAATGTTAAGTATTACAGTAAAGTTCTTGATGCCATAAAAAAATCTTGACTAATGGGGCTGTGAAGAAACCAATAAGTGTGCAGGTTATTTCTTGACAGAAAGATCTATAAAACTTCTCTCAATAAACGTAAATGGTTGAAATCAACATGATGAACCATGTTTGAGATATTGTGTTAAATCTGGGGGTTGCAGTTTGTGTTCACTCACTCGTAGCTCCCCTCCCTCATATTTCCTCAGGCACACAGTGCAGGTGGCGGTGGCAAATGTCCCGTGGGCTTCCACCAACATCTCAGGAGGAATCCCTGCCACTtaatacgcacacacacacacgtaaacaagtatgatgatgatgtagtaCTTATCATATCAAACACGATGCAAAGAGACGCAAAGATATGAATCCATACATCTCTCCAGCCCGTCGATGTTCTGCGTGTACATCCGGAGAAGCTGACCCTTCTTATGAAGCAGCCGGACAAAATAATGGGTCAGATTTGGCTGATAGTTTCCTGGATACAGCTCCTTGGCCAGAGCAAAGAAGGGATCAGGGTTTTGATGGAAAAAGCCGATCTCGAATATGGCCTCGGCATAAGGCAAGTCATACTGCTGCAGGTTGTCATAGAGACCGCTGCCTGGAGACCTGTGAGGGAACATTGTGCTGAGAGACCCCCAGAACCCACCTGATATTTACACGTTTTTAGAAATTCTAGAGACCACATGTAACCTTTTTACCTGAAATCTGGGATGCCACTAGGCGTGCTGATCCCAGCTCCGGCCATCACCACCACCCTCTTGTACTGCTGCTCTTTGATGTTCTTGGCGATGTCCTGCAGGGTGTGCTGCTCCTCGCCGGCACCGCCACCACGGGAGAAAAACCCTCGAGCCCACCCGGGAGcgtttgtttgtctgtggagAAGCAAAGTAAGGATGAAGGagtttgtgatgtttgtctgcACAGAGATGCACATAAATATGAGCACAGGTTATCACGGTTGGGTAGTTTTCAGCAACTCTGGACCACACAGGTTCCCATGAAACTACTGCATTGCTTGTTATTGGTGGTCATCACATTAGAAAAACAGtgagaagacaaacagaaagataTTCTTAGCTGATATCAGCTTCATTCTGAGAGACTCAGACTCGATAATTACTTCTAAGTATTAATTTAGAAAGCAAAATTGCCTATTATCGCTCAGAATATTAAATAGGTCCCCAGTGTCATTACAATAATGCATGATAAATATGAATACATTGCCCAGCACGGCCTGAGGACACAGCATCTCGCTGTGATGTGCTAtgtaaataacaataaatatcaGAAAGTAGGTGACAATGAAAATACAGTGCTGCTTGCACACAGCTGTATAAACTACAGCTTTTTAAACTCATTTCATATATATCCCTTTTTGTAGActgtctctgatgtgtgtgGTGTAATCTTCATATTAATGCCAAACATGGAGAGGACTGGTAACATGTCAGGATCTTGCGGTCTGGTTAGGAAGTGTCATCCTGATGATGAAGGACTGTacctgcacagagctgctgaaccCGGAGCTGGACACAAACTGTTTTGGCCCAAGcctacaaaaacacaaggcatGAGTCACAACTAGCACTTTTTAAATACCTCTTCTACTTCTGCTGTCTACTGACCGTTTGCAAAGAGTGTCCTGCTTGTTCTCCAGCACAGACTGCGATACAAACAGCAAAGTCTGACAGGTGACATTAATGAGGAGCTCACTGGAGGAGCCATAGCACAGCAGTAACTGCAAACCCAACTACACACAGAGTTTTAGTGCATGACTCCAACTGACTGCAGGTTCCTAAACCAGGACAAGAGCTCTTAACATATTTTCTCCACCTGAAATCAGATAAAATAGGTAACTAATGACTGTCTGCCTGCTGAAATGTGCTGTTGTCGTCCTTTGACCTCCTTCTGACGCGAATCCTAGTACCGTAATGTATGATATAGCTAGCCTAATTTTTGCTAGCTATACAAAGCAGCCCGATTTTAAGCAACCAAGCGTGGGTCGCTAATTTTTTTAGTTGTCCGTCATTTATTACTAACAAAACATGGGGCAATAAACTAAAAGCGTATAACAGTCAACCAGTCaatactgaaaaagaaaaccttgGCTAACGATAACTAGCTAGGTTTAGAAACGCCTCCTTTATTTCCCATCATTCTTTGCGTCCAGCAGCAGGGTAGACTCACAACACAGTAGGCTACTTGACGTTAGCTGAGGATTCACATACAGTTTTCGGTACCGAATAAAATTTAAAGTCAGGTTTTCGCTACGATGAAAGATGTTACTGGGTAcctcaaacaacagcagagcaacagCTCCACGCCGGAGATGGCGGCAGAGTGGCACACGTTGGAGGAGTTTTACAACAAAAGGTAAAAAGCAGTACATGTCAGCTAGCTAGTGTTCTAAAGCTTTGCTAACGCtaagctagctaacgttagctagctcaTTCATTGGAAATGCACGCTGAGTCATGCACGGAGCTAGCGTTAGCTGAGGTTTGGCTAATGTTAGCCGCAAGTTTCTTCAGAAAGTTCAGAGCGGAAAGTTGGTTTCAGTTATTATTTTTGAACATATGAATTATCGACGCCAggaaaatataatttaatgGGTTGAAGCTTTGAGTCAAGCACCAGAAATGTAAGTGTGGAAGGCAAAGTTTAACTGTCTGCTACAAGTTTACGTAGCTGTTTGCTCTCCTGATTGCTATGGATGAGACTATGCATCATAAAAATAGTACCATTACTTTAATTAAGTGCTGATTTATAAGTACATATCATTATGAAAGTTAAACCGGTAATATTGACTCTGAAAAGAGTTGCGTGTGAAAGTTTGCTCAGTAAAATTCAAATGTCCATCATTGGTTAGCTGTGGTTAATgtagaaaaaaagaacatgctTCAATGGCTTGACAAACAGCCTTGAGACCCAGAGTAGTCAATATACATAGGTTAGACACATCAACATAAATGCCCATTAGAATAAACAGTTCCAATAAAAAGATTTGTACCCCTTAAGACCgcccatgttttgtttttagaacACTGGGACACAGAAGGTGTCATTTAGGCTTAGTTATCTGTTTACATACACCTAAATCCTAATCGGTGACTTGCCAAGCACTACTGTCAGTCAATGCCACTCACCGgttgtttttatatgtttaagTTGAATAGAGATGTGTGTATCAAGCTATGAGAAGTCAGTTTCACCTGCATCTGAGAGCTCCATGTACTTGTTGTTGATCTCCTGGCCCAAACTACAATTATCTTCATGATGTAGTGTTTGGTAGACAGTTGTAGTGATGTGGTGTAACTCCAATGAGCTGGCGACTATAACAggcactttgttttttattgacaGATTGTGGCACCAGTTGACTCTGAAGCTGACAGACTTTGTTAAAGATCCTTGCTTCAAAACAGGAGATGGCCTCATACAGGTAACTGCATGACAGACACACATCGTATACTTGTGCTACAATGGATGAGAGAGGATGAAGTACTCACAACCAGTTTTAATGAGTATGCacatatttgtatgtgtgttttgtagcaTGTTGCGACTTGTCCGTAACGAACTTTTGCAACTTTTGAAGGGGAATTTAGTTGTTGCATCTAAATTTCTCTGAGGACCAAACCACTCTTCTTAAACAGTCATATCAGAAATTGGCCACACCATTCATACTACAGAAGCATTGAGCTTACCATCATAAATACTTAAAGTTTGAGATGCTTTGAAATGCACCAAGACACCATTGTTGCCATTAAATCTATTTTTGACCATGTGTGTTGGTAACAGACATACCTCTGTAGGTAAGTAAGTAAAGATGATTTAGATATTTTCTGATGTTGATATTTATCATGACGGGCAGATGTATTCAGAATTACACATTAAATAATCAAAATTCAAAGCAAAGAACTGTGTTCCAGTGCTTTACATTACATAAGACCAAATAATTTTTGCAATGACAGCTTCCTCAGAATCATTAATTTGAACAACAGAAATTTGGAGAATGCTAATGTAAAATCATCACTATAGAAGTTTGTTGACACTCATAAACAACAGTATTGAATTATTACCAAGCTCATGATGATGTGATTGACAATTTAAGTTTGTCATTTTGAGTGAATATTTGTATAAAGTTCCTTGTTGTAATGCTtcactgaatttattttttcatcttaagacaaaaacagaaacacagcatttaATGCCATTTTTAGAAACATAAATgcttaacagaaaaaaaaatcacatcaatcAAATGTCAGAATTTAAATACTGTTAGTTGCCACAAAAG
Encoded here:
- the sirt3 gene encoding NAD-dependent protein deacetylase sirtuin-3, mitochondrial: MAPPVSSSLMSPVRLCCLYRSLCWRTSRTLFANGLGQNSLCPAPGSAALCRQTNAPGWARGFFSRGGGAGEEQHTLQDIAKNIKEQQYKRVVVMAGAGISTPSGIPDFRSPGSGLYDNLQQYDLPYAEAIFEIGFFHQNPDPFFALAKELYPGNYQPNLTHYFVRLLHKKGQLLRMYTQNIDGLERLAGIPPEMLVEAHGTFATATCTVCLRKYEGGELRPDVMRGTVPKCPTCKGVVKPDIVFFGEELPRHFLKYLTDFPLADLLIVMGTSLEVEPFASLAGAVRSSVPRLLINRDLVGPFAWRRRPQDVVQLGDVVSGVQALVDALGWTQELDTLMAAGAEKAATKTEE